A part of Catharus ustulatus isolate bCatUst1 chromosome 8, bCatUst1.pri.v2, whole genome shotgun sequence genomic DNA contains:
- the TAF5 gene encoding transcription initiation factor TFIID subunit 5: MAALHEEPAEVAAVQPDPDAGTPPPPAVPPAAPPAAAPAATAEGEVAGGGGDAAPPKSAAPGPAASPAALDRQTLVAVLQFLRRSNLRESEEILRREARLLGDDLGAAALSPASAGLLAGSGSDADSGEALLGRGTGAAAVAIGGNVATVATSSPGVAAVPTVPPGKVGGAVVVEDQPDVSAVLSAYNQQGDPTLYEEYYSGLKHFIECSLDCHRAELSQLFYPLFVHMYLELVYNQHESEAKSFFERFHGDQECYYQDDLRVLSSLTKKEHMKGNETMLDFRTSKFVLRISRDSYQLLKRHLQEKQNNQIWNIVQEHLYIDIFDGMPRSKQQIDAMVGSLAGEAKREANKAKVFFGLLKEPEFDVPLDDEDEEGENEEGKPKKKKPKKDNVGSKSKKQDPNAPPQNRIPLPELKDSDKLDKVMNMKEAARRVRLGPECLPSICFYTFLNAYQGLTAVDITDDSSMIVGGFADSTVRVWSVTPKKLRSVKTAADLSLIDKESDDVLERIMDEKTASELKILYGHSGPVYGTSFSPDRNYLLSCSEDGTVRLWSLQTFTCLVGYKGHNYPVWDTQFSPYGYYFVSGGHDRVARLWATDHYQPLRIFAGHLADVTCTRFHPNSNYIATGSADRTIRLWDVLNGNCVRIFTGHKGPIHSLAFSPNGRFLATGATDGRVLLWDIGHGLMVGELKGHTDTIYALRFSRDGEILASGSMDNTVRLWDAVKAFEDLETDDFTTATGHINLPENSQDLLLGTYMTKSTPVVHLHFTRRNLLLAAGAYSSQ; the protein is encoded by the exons ATGGCGGCGCTGCATGAGGAGCCGGCAGAGGTGGCGGCGGTGCAGCCGGACCCCGACGCTGGgacgccgccgccgcccgcggtGCCTCCCGCCgctcctcccgccgccgccccggccgcCACGGCGGAGGGAGAGGTGGCGGGAGGCGGTGGGGATGCGGCACCCCCGAAGTCGGCGGCGCCTGGCCCGGCCGCCTCCCCGGCGGCGTTGGACCGGCAGACGCTTGTGGCTGTACTGCAGTTCCTGCGGCGCAGCAACCTCCGCGAGTCCGAGGAGATCCTACGTCGCGAAGCCCGCCTGCTCGGAGATGACCTGGGTGCCGCCGCCCTCAGCCCCGCCAGCGCCGGGCTCCTGGCGGGCTCCGGCAGTGACGCGGACTCCGGCGAGGCGCTGCTCGGCCGGGGCACCGGCGCTGCCGCCGTCGCTATAGGAGGCAACGTCGCCACTGTCGCGACTTCCAGCCCCGGGGTGGCTGCAGTTCCCACCGTGCCACCGGGGAAAG TCGGAGGCGCGGTGGTTGTGGAGGATCAGCCGGACGTGAGCGCGGTGTTGTCGGCCTACAACCAGCAAGGGGACCCGACGCTGTACGAGGAGTACTACAGCGGATTGAAACACTTCATCGAGTGCTCCCTGGACTGTCACCGGGCAGAATTGTCTCAGCTCTTTTATCCTCTCTTTGTGCACATGTACTTGGAATTGGTCTACAATCAACATGAGAGTGAGGCAAAGTCTTTTTTTGAAag ATTTCATGGGGATCAGGAGTGCTATTACCAGGATGACCTGCGTGTATTGTCAAGTTTAACCAAAAAAGAACATATGAAAGGTAATGAGACCATGCTGGATTTCCGAACAAGCAAGTTTGTGCTGCGCATTTCCCGTGACTCTTACCAACTCCTGAAAAGGCATcttcaggaaaagcagaacaatCAGATCTGGAACATTGTTCAGGAGCATCTTTACATTGATATCTTTGATGGAATGCCTCGCAGTAAACAACAGATAGATGCTATGGTTGGAAGCTTGGCTGGGGAGGCAAAACGAGAGGCTAATAAAGCAAAG GTTTTCTTTGGCTTATTGAAAGAACCAGAATTTGATGTGCCTTtggatgatgaagatgaagaaggagaaaatgaggaaggaaAGCCAAAGAAGAAGAAACCTAAAAAAGATAATGTAGGgtcaaaaagtaaaaaacaggACCCTAATGCTCCTCCCCAAAACAG aattcctctgccagaaCTGAAGGACTCTGACAAACTGGATAAAGTAATGAATATGAAGGAAGCTGCGAGGCGAGTGCGTCTTGGACCAGAGTGCCTGCCCTCCATCTGTTTCTACACATTCCTTAATGCTTACCAG GGTCTGACTGCAGTGGATATTACAGATGACTCCAGCATGATTGTAGGAGGCTTTGCTGACTCTACTGTCAGAGTGTGGTCTGTGACTCCAAAAAAGCTACGTAGTGTGAAAACAGCTGCAG ACCTCAGTCTCATTGACAAGGAATCAGATGATGTCTTGGAGAGAATCATGGATGAGAAAACAGCAAGTGAGTTGAAGATTTTATATGGTCACAGTGGACCTGTCTATGGCACCAGCTTCAGTCCTGATAG GAACTATCTATTGTCCTGTTCTGAGGATGGCACTGTGAGATTGTGGAGTCTCCAAACATTCACGTGTTTGGTGGGATATAAAGGACACAATTATCCAGTTTGGGATACACAGTTCTCTCCTTATGGTTATTACTTTGTGTCTGGGGGACATGACAGAGTGGCTCG tctGTGGGCAACAGATCACTACCAGCCATTACGGATCTTTGCTGGCCATCTTGCAGATGTGACGTGTACCCGATTTCATCCAAACTCCAACTATATTGCTACAGGCTCAGCAGACAGGACTATAAGGCTCTGGGATGTTTTGAATGGGAATTGTGTAAGAATATTCACTGGACATAAG GGACCAATTCATTCATTGGCATTTTCTCCTAATGGACGATTCCTGGCTACTGGAGCAACAGATGGAAGAGTTCTGCTGTGGGATATTGGACACGGCTTGATGGTTGGCGAATTGAAAGGGCACACTGACACCATCTACGCGCTCAGATTCAGTAGGGATGGGGAGATTTTAGCATCAG gtTCAATGGATAACACAGTTCGTCTGTGGGATGCTGTGAAGGCATTTGAAGATTTAGAAACTGATGACTTTACTACAGCCACTGGACACATAAACTTGCCTGAAAACTCACAGGACTTGCTACTGGGCACATACATGACCAAATCAACCCCGGTTGTTCATCTCCATTTCACACGCAGGaacctgctgctggctgcaggagcctaCAGCTCGCAGTAG
- the PCGF6 gene encoding polycomb group RING finger protein 6: MRSGPWSDPCQPRSVDMEGDTGSGVPALSGADGAGQGQSLGPGPADEDRDMEGAPSCSGSRSVPFEFERGRSESSGDEDDDDEDDEEEEVEEEEEEMEGDTRARFGTDDGDLDSDDDRERMINLAELTPYILCSICKGYFIDATTITECLHTFCKSCIVRHFYYSNRCPKCNIVVHQTQPLYNIRLDRQLQDIVYKLVVNLEEREKKQMHDFYKERGLEVPKPAVPQPVPPTRGRPRKVLGSVFRIPPELDISILLEFIGANEGAGNFKPLEKKFVRVSGEATIGHVEKFLRRKMDLDPACQVDIICGDHLLEHYQTLREIRQVIGESAIQDGLLVLHYGLVVSPLT; the protein is encoded by the exons ATGCGCTCCGGGCCGTGGAGCGACCCGTGCCAGCCCCGGTCCGTGGACATGGAGGGAGACACCGGATCAGGGGTCCCGGCGCTGTCGGGCGCGGATGGAGCGGGCCAGGGCCAAAGCCTGGGCCCGGGCCCGGCCGATGAGGACCGGGACATGGAAGGGGCCCCCAGCTGCTCAGGGTCGCGTTCCGTCCCCTTCGAGTTTGAGCGGGGTCGCTCGGAGTCCAGCGGCGATGAGGACGACGACGACGAAGACGacgaggaagaggaggtggaggaggaggaggaggagatggagggcGACACCAGGGCTCGGTTCGGAACGGATGACGGGGATCTCGACTCGGACGACGACCGGGAG CGTATGATAAACCTCGCAGAGCTGACCCCCTACATCCTGTGTTCCATCTGCAAAGGTTACTTTATCGATGCTACAACTATTACAGAATGTCTGCACACCT TTTGTAAAAGCTGCATTGTGAGACACTTCTACTATAGCAACAGATGTCCAAAGTGCAATATTGTTGTACATCAGACACAGCCCCTCTATAATATCAG ACTGGACCGACAGCTGCAAGATATAGTCTATAAATTAGTAGTCAATCTGGAGGAAA gagagaaaaaacaaatgcatGACTTCTATAAAGAAAGAGGATTGGAAGTGCCCAAACCAG CTGTCCCACAGCCAGTTCCACCGACCAGAGGAAGACCTCGAAAGGTTCTGGGCTCAGTGTTCCGGATCCCACCAGAACTTGACATTTCCATACTTCTGGAGTTTATTGG agcTAATGAAGGCGCAGGGAATTTTAAG CCTTTGGAAAAGAAGTTTGTGCGTGTTTCCGGGGAGGCAACGATTGGACATGTGGAGAAAttcctcagaagaaaaatggacCTAGACCCTGCTTGTCAG GTGGATATAATATGTGGTGATCACCTGCTGGAGCACTACCAGACACTGAGGGAAATTCGTCAAGTCATAGGAGAGAGTGCAATACAG
- the ATP5MK gene encoding ATP synthase membrane subunit K, mitochondrial produces the protein MAGHDSGSQHQFTGFQKYFNSYTIVGRRNYVIATYTSVALLILYFKFRPKKQTPAVTDK, from the exons ATGGCTGGCCATGACTCGGGGTCTCAACACCAGTTCACTGGATTTCAGAAGTACTTCAATTCCTATACCATCGTAGGCAGGAGGAAT tatGTAATAGCAACATACACAAGTGTTGCACTCCTCATCTTGTATTTCAAGTTTAGGCCTAAGAAGCAGACTCCTGCTGTGACAGATAAGTAA